The following are encoded together in the Bicyclus anynana chromosome 2, ilBicAnyn1.1, whole genome shotgun sequence genome:
- the LOC112053963 gene encoding uridine 5'-monophosphate synthase translates to MSLQELGVQLFDAGAVRLGDIEAKLGRRTPFYFDLRVVVSHPHIMMAIAQQLQVLSSEIEHDILCGVPYAALPFAAVMSVNTNTPMIMKRKETKMYATKKILEGVFEKNQNCLVVEDVVTSGGSLLETVTTLRDEGLAVTHAVVVLDREQGGASVLAANGVRVKALFTMTELVNILRDAGRISDETVEIVSDHIKQCQFGMKDNFEQLTAPL, encoded by the exons ATGTCGCTGCAGGAGCTGGGCGTGCAGCTGTTCGACGCGGGGGCGGTGCGGCTCGGCGACATCGAGGCCAAGCTGGGCCGCCGCACGCCCTTCTACTTCGACCTGCGCGTCGTGGTCTCGCATCCTCACATCATG ATGGCGATCGCTCAACAGCTTCAAGTGTTGAGCTCAGAAATAGAGCACGACATCCTGTGCGGCGTGCCCTACGCCGCGCTCCCCTTCGCGGCGGTCATGTCGGTCAACACCAACACCCCCATGATTATGAAGAGGAAGGAAACCAAAATGTACGCGACCAAGAAAATTCTCGAAGGCGTCTTCGAAAAGAACCAAAACTGCCTAGTCGTCGAGGACGTGGTGACATCTGGCGGCAGCTTGCTGGAAACTGTCACGACTCTGCGCGACGAGGGGCTCGCCGTCACGCACGCCGTCGTAGTTCTCGACCGAGAACAAGGTGGCGCTAGCGTGCTCGCCGCCAACGGTGTTCGAGTGAAAGCGCTGTTCACGATGACCGAATTAGTGAACATTCTCAGAGACGCCGGCAGGATTAGCGACGAAACTGTAGAAATTGTGTCCGACCACATCAAGCAATGTCAGTTCGGCATGAAGGACAACTTCGAACAATTGACTGCGCCGTTATGA
- the LOC112053962 gene encoding tubulin beta-1 chain, translating to MREIVHIQAGQCGNQIGAKFWEIISDEHGIDPTGAYHGDSDLQLERINVYYNEASGGKYVPRAILVDLEPGTMDSVRSGPFGQIFRPDNFVFGQSGAGNNWAKGHYTEGAELVDSVLDVVRKEAESCDCLQGFQLTHSLGGGTGSGMGTLLISKIREEYPDRIMNTYSVVPSPKVSDTVVEPYNATLSVHQLVENTDETYCIDNEALYDICFRTLKLSTPTYGDLNHLVSLTMSGVTTCLRFPGQLNADLRKLAVNMVPFPRLHFFMPGFAPLTSRGSQQYRALTVPELTQQMFDAKNMMAACDPRHGRYLTVAAIFRGRMSMKEVDEQMLNIQNKNSSYFVEWIPNNVKTAVCDIPPRGLKMAATFIGNSTAIQELFKRISEQFTAMFRRKAFLHWYTGEGMDEMEFTEAESNMNDLVSEYQQYQEATADEDAEFDEEQEQEIEEN from the coding sequence TTCTGGGAAATAATCTCCGATGAGCACGGCATCGACCCCACCGGCGCCTACCACGGCGACTCGGACCTGCAGCTGGAGCGCATCAACGTGTACTACAACGAGGCGTCCGGCGGCAAGTATGTGCCCCGCGCCATCCTGGTCGACTTGGAGCCCGGCACCATGGACTCCGTGCGCTCGGGGCCTTTCGGACAGATCTTCCGCCCGGACAACTTCGTGTTCGGGCAGTCGGGCGCCGGCAACAACTGGGCCAAGGGCCACTACACGGAGGGCGCCGAGCTCGTGGACTCGGTCCTGGACGTGGTGCGCAAGGAGGCCGAGTCGTGCGACTGTCTGCAGGGCTTCCAGCTCACGCACTCGCTGGGCGGCGGCACGGGATCCGGCATGGGCACGCTGCTCATCTCCAAGATCAGAGAAGAGTACCCCGACAGAATCATGAACACCTACTCCGTCGTCCCCTCGCCCAAAGTGTCAGACACAGTCGTGGAACCTTACAACGCAACACTCTCAGTCCATCAACTAGTCGAAAACACAGATGAAACTTACTGCATAGACAACGAGGCTCTCTACGACATCTGCTTCCGCACGCTGAAACTGTCCACCCCCACGTACGGCGACCTCAACCACCTGGTGTCGCTCACAATGTCCGGCGTCACCACCTGCCTCAGGTTCCCCGGCCAGCTGAATGCGGATCTCCGCAAACTGGCCGTCAACATGGTCCCGTTCCCGCGGTTGCACTTCTTCATGCCCGGGTTCGCGCCACTCACGTCTCGCGGCAGCCAACAGTACCGCGCGCTCACGGTGCCCGAGCTCACGCAGCAGATGTTCGACGCCAAGAACATGATGGCCGCCTGCGACCCGCGCCACGGCCGCTACCTCACCGTGGCCGCCATCTTCCGCGGCCGCATGTCCATGAAGGAAGTGGACGAGCAGATGCTCAACATCCAGAACAAGAACTCGTCCTACTTCGTGGAATGGATCCCCAACAACGTGAAGACCGCCGTGTGCGACATCCCGCCCCGCGGACTCAAGATGGCCGCCACCTTCATCGGCAACTCCACCGCCATCCAGGAGCTGTTCAAGCGCATCTCGGAGCAGTTCACGGCCATGTTCAGGCGCAAGGCGTTCTTGCATTGGTACACCGGCGAGGGCATGGACGAGATGGAGTTCACGGAGGCCGAGAGCAACATGAACGACCTGGTGTCCGAGTACCAGCAGTACCAGGAGGCCACCGCCGACGAGGACGCAGAGTTCGACGAGGAGCAGGAGCAGGAGATTGAGGAGAACTAA